A single genomic interval of Antechinus flavipes isolate AdamAnt ecotype Samford, QLD, Australia chromosome 1, AdamAnt_v2, whole genome shotgun sequence harbors:
- the MAFA gene encoding transcription factor MafA — MASELAMGGELPSSPLAIEYVNDFDLMKFEVKKEPPEAERFCHRLPPGSLSSTPLSTPCSSVPSSPSFCAPSPGTGGGGGGGGGGAPTGGPPGPPSGGPTTVGAVTGKPQLEDLYWMSGYQHHLNPEALNLTPEDAVEALIGSGHHGGHHSASAYETFRAQGFPGGGGGAGEELGPGHHHSGHHAAHHHHHHPGHHHHHGAGHSHGHHVRLEERFSDDQLVSMSVRELNRQLRGFSKEEVIRLKQKRRTLKNRGYAQSCRYKRVQQRHILESEKCQLQSQVEQLKLEVGRLAKERDLYREKYEKLAGRGGPGAGAGAGGPGAAAGGAGSGNAGFPREPSPPQAAPGAAKGAADYFL; from the coding sequence ATGGCCTCGGAGCTGGCGATGGGCGGCGAGCTGCCCAGCAGTCCCCTGGCCATCGAATACGTGAACGACTTCGACCTGATGAAGTTCGAAGTAAAGAAGGAGCCCCCCGAAGCGGAGCGCTTCTGCCACCGCCTTCCCCCAGGCTCACTCTCCTCCACGCCACTCAGCACCCCTTGCTCCTCGGTCCCTTCTTCGCCCAGCTTCTGTGCCCCAAGCCCAGGcaccggcggcggcggcggcggcggaggaggaggagcacCCACAGGGGGGCCCCCGGGGCCGCCGAGCGGGGGCCCCACAACGGTCGGGGCTGTGACTGGCAAGCCCCAGCTAGAGGACCTGTACTGGATGAGCGGCTACCAGCATCACCTCAACCCCGAGGCGCTCAACCTGACCCCGGAGGACGCGGTGGAGGCGCTCATCGGCAGTGGCCACCACGGCGGCCACCACTCGGCCTCAGCCTACGAGACCTTCCGGGCTCAGGGTTTTCCGGGTGGCGGCGGGGGCGCCGGGGAAGAGCTGGGGCCGGGCCATCACCACAGTGGCCACCACGCAgctcaccatcatcaccatcacccgggccaccaccaccaccacggCGCGGGCCACAGCCACGGCCACCACGTGCGTCTGGAGGAGCGCTTCTCCGACGACCAGCTGGTGTCCATGTCTGTGCGCGAGCTGAATCGACAGCTGCGGGGCTTCAGCAAGGAGGAGGTGATCCGCCTGAAACAGAAGCGGCGGACCCTGAAGAACCGTGGCTACGCGCAGTCCTGCCGCTACAAGCGGGTGCAGCAGCGGCACATCCTGGAGAGCGAGAAGTGCCAGCTGCAGAGCCAGGTGGAGCAGCTGAAGCTGGAGGTGGGCCGGCTGGCCAAAGAGCGGGACCTGTACCGGGAGAAATACGAGAAGCTGGCGGGCCGAGGAGGCCCTGGGGCAGGGGCCGGAGCCGGGGGCCCCGGGGCAGCGGCCGGGGGAGCTGGCAGCGGCAACGCAGGCTTCCCCAGAGagccctcccctccccaggcCGCCCCCGGGGCAGCCAAAGGGGCAGCCGATTATTTCCTGTGA